A region from the Colwellia sp. PAMC 21821 genome encodes:
- a CDS encoding retropepsin-like aspartic protease: MTKNDTSASFGKGFVWIAWIIGIALLVFVFQDLLDEQYNPNQDPKLSLQANGKAEVMLQQNRQGHYVTNGAINGTQVTFLLDTGATHVSIPAHIAENLSLQAQGQMRVQTANGTITVYQTQINELRIGNIYLYNVAANINPSMAADEILLGMSALKRVEFSQTGKQLILREQL; encoded by the coding sequence ATGACTAAAAATGACACTTCAGCAAGTTTTGGTAAAGGCTTTGTCTGGATAGCCTGGATTATCGGTATCGCTTTATTAGTCTTTGTTTTTCAGGACTTACTCGACGAGCAATATAATCCAAACCAAGACCCTAAGCTTTCATTGCAGGCCAATGGCAAAGCAGAAGTTATGTTGCAGCAAAACCGACAAGGGCATTATGTTACTAATGGTGCTATTAATGGCACGCAAGTTACCTTTTTACTCGACACCGGTGCTACACACGTGTCTATTCCCGCGCACATAGCAGAGAACTTATCCTTGCAAGCACAAGGGCAAATGCGTGTGCAAACCGCAAATGGCACAATTACCGTCTATCAAACACAAATAAATGAACTACGCATTGGCAATATCTACCTGTATAATGTCGCAGCAAATATTAACCCTAGTATGGCTGCCGATGAAATTCTGTTGGGCATGAGCGCCCTAAAAAGAGTAGAATTTAGCCAAACCGGAAAACAACTAATTTTACGAGAGCAGCTTTAA
- the yacG gene encoding DNA gyrase inhibitor YacG, with amino-acid sequence MTLKVACPTCKKEVIWQAESQYRPFCCKRCQLIDIGDWADENHKISQPVQGAVDLNEEMLDALEAEFLQHNKFFVEPE; translated from the coding sequence ATGACCTTAAAAGTAGCTTGTCCCACTTGTAAAAAAGAAGTGATTTGGCAAGCAGAGAGTCAATACCGCCCCTTTTGTTGTAAACGTTGCCAGTTAATTGATATTGGCGATTGGGCTGACGAAAATCATAAAATTAGTCAGCCGGTACAAGGTGCTGTCGACTTAAATGAAGAAATGCTCGACGCTTTGGAAGCAGAATTTTTGCAGCATAATAAGTTCTTTGTAGAACCTGAGTAG
- the pilB gene encoding type IV-A pilus assembly ATPase PilB, translated as MKGLHQQSSLLSALTKHNIVPSDKAEKISAGFIQQNKPFIRYLVEDKSINADDIASTLCRSFGCPLIDLANFDTSLVPEGVRNEKLIRKHHALPLYLRGKVLFVAMSDPTNLDALEEIQFNTGFSTELVIANETALAACIEKILEEDSDALDISDMDAEELSGIDVQDERKEEDNIGGGDKDDAPIVVYINKILLDAIRKGASDLHFEPYEKSYRIRFRIDGILNEVAKPPVSLASRMAARLKVMSKLDIAERRVPQDGRIKLALSKKKSIDFRVSTLPTMWGEKVVMRILDSSSAMLGIDMLGYAPEQKKIYMDALAQPQGMILVTGPTGSGKTVSLYTGLNILNTEERNISTAEDPVEINLDGINQVQINVRAGLTFPGALRSFLRQDPDIVMVGEIRDLETAEIAIKAAQTGHLVLSTLHTNSAAETLTRLLNMGVPSYNVASSVTIIIAQRLARRLCVQCREEEHIPEAELLAQGFLPAQLENIKLFKPVGCDLCTGGYKGRVGIYEVIKISDVTANLIMTGSNSLDIAAQCQREGYNNLRQSGLEKAALGVTSLEEVNRVTNA; from the coding sequence ATGAAAGGACTTCATCAACAATCAAGCCTGCTTTCCGCCTTAACTAAGCATAATATTGTGCCTAGTGATAAAGCAGAAAAAATTAGTGCAGGTTTTATTCAACAAAATAAGCCTTTTATTCGCTATTTAGTTGAAGATAAAAGCATTAATGCTGATGACATTGCAAGCACGCTCTGTCGAAGTTTTGGCTGTCCGCTAATAGACTTAGCTAATTTTGATACTAGCTTAGTGCCTGAAGGTGTACGTAACGAAAAACTGATCCGTAAACACCATGCCTTACCGTTATATTTACGTGGCAAAGTGTTATTCGTTGCCATGTCGGACCCGACTAATCTTGATGCGCTTGAAGAAATTCAATTTAATACCGGTTTTTCTACTGAGTTGGTTATTGCCAACGAAACCGCTTTAGCTGCCTGTATTGAAAAAATATTAGAGGAAGATAGCGATGCCCTTGATATTTCAGACATGGACGCGGAAGAATTATCGGGTATAGATGTTCAAGATGAGCGCAAAGAAGAAGATAACATTGGTGGCGGTGATAAAGATGATGCCCCGATTGTTGTTTATATTAATAAAATTTTACTCGACGCGATTCGCAAAGGCGCGTCTGATTTACATTTTGAACCTTACGAGAAGTCTTACCGTATTCGTTTTCGTATTGACGGTATTCTTAACGAAGTTGCCAAACCACCTGTATCGCTCGCCTCGCGCATGGCGGCACGTTTAAAAGTTATGTCGAAGTTAGATATTGCTGAACGCCGCGTGCCACAAGATGGCCGTATAAAATTAGCTTTATCGAAAAAGAAGTCGATTGATTTTCGTGTAAGTACGCTGCCTACCATGTGGGGCGAAAAAGTAGTAATGCGTATTCTTGACTCGTCAAGTGCCATGCTAGGTATCGATATGCTGGGCTACGCGCCAGAGCAAAAGAAAATTTACATGGACGCGCTAGCGCAACCTCAAGGTATGATTTTAGTGACCGGCCCCACGGGTTCAGGTAAAACTGTTTCGCTTTATACCGGGCTTAATATTTTAAATACCGAAGAGCGTAATATTTCAACCGCGGAAGATCCGGTTGAAATTAACCTCGACGGTATTAACCAAGTACAAATTAATGTCCGCGCTGGTTTAACCTTCCCTGGCGCATTACGCTCATTCCTTCGACAAGATCCCGATATTGTTATGGTTGGTGAGATCCGTGATTTAGAAACCGCAGAAATTGCCATTAAAGCCGCGCAAACGGGTCATTTAGTGTTATCAACATTGCATACTAACTCGGCAGCCGAAACACTTACTCGATTATTGAATATGGGCGTACCCTCATACAACGTTGCCAGTTCAGTAACTATTATTATTGCTCAACGACTCGCAAGGCGTTTATGTGTTCAATGTCGAGAAGAAGAGCATATCCCTGAAGCCGAACTGCTCGCGCAAGGTTTTTTACCTGCACAACTAGAGAACATTAAATTATTTAAACCTGTAGGCTGCGATTTGTGTACCGGCGGCTACAAAGGCCGTGTCGGTATATATGAAGTCATAAAAATTAGCGATGTTACCGCAAACTTAATTATGACCGGCTCGAACTCGTTAGATATTGCTGCACAATGCCAACGCGAAGGCTACAATAATTTGCGCCAGTCTGGCTTAGAAAAAGCCGCTCTAGGGGTAACCAGTTTAGAAGAAGTAAATCGCGTTACCAACGCTTAA
- the ampE gene encoding beta-lactamase regulator AmpE → MSLISLLIALVAERYLSSSAWQFDTLYQRYLAVIKKTKLLADYKNSAILTYAVILVPVVGCYFLLAQIDNALLYLIASTLILIVCFGCMKTRESYKNYLVSAFKGELTTCELQHLQLQQDKNITDMGFGQTMVWLNYRYFIAVMLFFVLFGPAGALFYRLLTKVNECANKPDDATDGQNDSAEQNSPSSQNNQNNQNSDETCQASQQLLFWVDWLPVRLVAFGYMFVGHFSKAMPVWIENLFEFEKAPSKVLIAVAQMSEDFMVDADDCTAEPCLLVKLAKRTLLLFLAAISVLTLTGIIT, encoded by the coding sequence ATGAGCTTGATTAGTTTGCTGATTGCACTGGTTGCTGAGCGTTACTTGTCTTCTAGTGCTTGGCAGTTTGATACTTTATACCAACGATATTTGGCGGTAATTAAGAAAACTAAGTTGCTGGCTGATTATAAAAATTCTGCCATATTAACTTATGCGGTTATTTTGGTGCCGGTAGTGGGGTGTTATTTTTTATTAGCGCAAATTGATAACGCTTTATTGTATTTAATTGCTTCAACCTTAATCCTTATTGTGTGTTTTGGTTGTATGAAAACTCGAGAGAGTTATAAAAACTATTTGGTTTCAGCTTTTAAAGGTGAATTAACTACTTGTGAGTTGCAACACTTGCAATTACAACAAGATAAAAACATTACCGACATGGGATTTGGCCAAACCATGGTTTGGTTAAATTATCGCTACTTTATCGCGGTTATGCTGTTCTTTGTCTTATTTGGCCCAGCAGGTGCATTGTTTTATCGGTTATTAACCAAGGTAAATGAATGTGCTAATAAACCAGATGATGCAACAGATGGGCAGAACGACAGCGCTGAGCAAAACAGCCCAAGCAGCCAAAACAATCAAAACAATCAAAACAGCGATGAAACTTGTCAAGCCAGCCAGCAATTATTGTTTTGGGTTGATTGGCTACCAGTAAGGTTAGTTGCTTTTGGTTATATGTTTGTTGGCCATTTTTCGAAAGCGATGCCCGTTTGGATTGAAAACTTATTTGAGTTTGAAAAAGCGCCCAGCAAAGTATTGATAGCGGTTGCGCAAATGTCTGAAGACTTTATGGTTGATGCCGATGACTGCACTGCTGAACCGTGTTTATTAGTTAAGTTAGCCAAACGAACCCTATTACTATTCTTAGCCGCAATATCTGTTCTAACCTTAACCGGTATTATTACTTAA
- the coaE gene encoding dephospho-CoA kinase (Dephospho-CoA kinase (CoaE) performs the final step in coenzyme A biosynthesis.) — protein MSTFIIGLTGGIGSGKTTVSDFFAELNIDIIDADIAARIVVEPGSKALVAIKAHFGADFIDNNGQLNRAKLRSRIFSEPEDKAWLNSLLHPLIRQEILAQIALAKSSYCLLVAPLLLENNLHKLVNRVLVVNVDESEQISRTAARDPSSVAEIKRIIASQMPSEQRLSFADDVINNQNTSLEDIRQQVLDLDQKYQRLALKPL, from the coding sequence ATGTCTACATTCATTATTGGTTTAACCGGTGGCATTGGGAGTGGCAAAACTACAGTAAGCGATTTTTTTGCTGAGTTAAACATTGATATTATCGATGCAGATATAGCGGCTCGTATTGTTGTAGAGCCTGGCAGTAAGGCACTAGTTGCAATTAAAGCACACTTTGGCGCTGACTTTATTGATAATAATGGCCAACTTAACAGAGCTAAGCTTCGTAGCCGAATTTTTAGTGAACCTGAAGATAAAGCGTGGTTGAATAGTTTATTACACCCATTAATTCGACAAGAAATACTAGCGCAAATAGCGCTGGCGAAAAGCAGTTACTGCTTATTGGTCGCCCCCTTGCTACTGGAAAATAATTTACATAAATTAGTTAACCGTGTTTTAGTCGTTAATGTTGACGAATCTGAGCAAATTTCTCGCACAGCGGCCCGCGATCCCAGTTCGGTCGCTGAAATTAAGCGCATTATTGCCAGCCAAATGCCAAGTGAACAGCGACTTAGCTTTGCTGATGATGTTATCAACAATCAAAACACAAGTTTAGAAGACATTCGCCAACAGGTATTAGATTTAGACCAAAAATACCAACGCCTAGCCCTTAAGCCTTTATAA
- a CDS encoding type II secretion system F family protein, translating into MAVSSTIKVKDKKSKVKALDVYKWQGLNRKGKKISGELNATSILELKAQLRKQGITPGKISKKAKPLFGMSGDKKILPVDIAILTRQIATMLGAGVPLVQTIEMIGSGHNNANMQKLLSTIGNKLQSGIPLSECLREHPKYFDDLYCDLVNSGEQSGSLETIYDRIAIYKEKAEVLKAKIKKAMTYPISVLIIALIVTSVLLIFVVPVFKDIFDSFGAELPGFTLFVLAISDFMQSYWYFGLAGIFITGYLFKKAHANSLNFRDSVDKKILKLPVVGDVLKKAAVARYARTLSTTFAAGVPLPDALESAAGASGNAVFRDAILEIRAEVTSGMQMNLAMRNCAIFPDMVIQMVAIGEESGAVDDMLAKVATVYEQEVDNAVDNLTTLLEPMIMAVLGVVIGGLIVAMYLPIFQIGMVV; encoded by the coding sequence ATGGCTGTTTCTTCAACAATAAAAGTAAAAGACAAGAAAAGTAAAGTTAAAGCACTTGATGTTTATAAATGGCAAGGGCTGAACCGTAAAGGTAAAAAAATTAGTGGCGAGCTTAATGCCACCAGTATATTAGAACTTAAAGCCCAGCTGCGCAAGCAAGGTATAACCCCAGGTAAAATCAGCAAAAAAGCTAAACCATTATTTGGTATGAGCGGCGATAAAAAAATTCTCCCGGTTGATATCGCGATACTAACTCGACAAATTGCCACTATGCTTGGCGCAGGTGTGCCTTTAGTACAAACCATTGAAATGATAGGTTCTGGTCACAACAATGCCAATATGCAAAAATTACTCAGTACCATTGGGAATAAACTGCAATCAGGTATCCCGCTTTCTGAATGCTTACGTGAACACCCTAAATATTTTGATGATTTATATTGCGACTTGGTTAACTCTGGTGAGCAATCAGGTTCACTAGAAACCATATACGATCGTATTGCTATCTATAAAGAAAAAGCCGAAGTATTAAAAGCCAAAATTAAAAAAGCCATGACCTACCCTATTTCGGTCTTAATTATCGCCTTAATTGTTACATCGGTCTTATTAATTTTTGTTGTACCTGTTTTTAAAGATATTTTTGATAGCTTTGGCGCAGAATTACCTGGTTTTACTTTATTTGTGCTCGCTATATCAGACTTTATGCAGTCTTATTGGTATTTTGGTCTTGCCGGTATATTTATTACGGGTTACCTCTTTAAAAAGGCGCATGCCAATAGCCTTAATTTCCGTGATAGCGTCGATAAAAAAATATTAAAATTACCTGTTGTTGGTGATGTATTAAAAAAAGCGGCGGTTGCCCGTTATGCCAGAACGCTATCAACTACTTTTGCTGCCGGCGTACCTTTACCTGATGCATTAGAGTCAGCGGCTGGCGCTTCTGGCAATGCGGTGTTTCGTGATGCTATTTTAGAAATACGAGCTGAAGTTACCTCAGGTATGCAAATGAATTTAGCCATGCGTAATTGTGCCATTTTCCCAGATATGGTTATTCAAATGGTGGCGATTGGTGAAGAGTCAGGCGCAGTTGACGATATGCTAGCCAAAGTAGCTACGGTATATGAGCAAGAAGTAGATAACGCCGTAGATAACTTAACTACCCTGCTAGAGCCTATGATTATGGCTGTGTTAGGTGTGGTTATTGGCGGTTTAATTGTTGCCATGTATTTACCTATTTTCCAAATTGGTATGGTGGTATAA
- the mutT gene encoding 8-oxo-dGTP diphosphatase MutT, producing the protein MTKIVHVAVGVIKHEDKFFLTKRLADSHQGDKWEFPGGKVEENETVHQALHRELKEEVAIETLTCTSLMQISHDYGDKKVLLDVFVVDNFTGEAKALEGQQSGWFTLAEFATLNFPAANQSIIEKLQKNYPS; encoded by the coding sequence ATGACAAAAATTGTGCATGTTGCTGTTGGTGTGATCAAACATGAAGATAAATTTTTTCTCACTAAGCGCCTAGCTGATAGCCATCAAGGTGATAAGTGGGAATTTCCAGGTGGCAAAGTAGAAGAAAACGAAACAGTACATCAAGCGCTTCATAGAGAGCTAAAAGAAGAAGTTGCCATAGAAACCCTGACTTGCACATCATTAATGCAAATTAGCCATGATTACGGCGATAAAAAGGTGTTGTTAGACGTGTTTGTGGTTGATAACTTTACCGGTGAGGCAAAAGCGTTAGAAGGGCAACAGTCAGGTTGGTTTACCTTAGCGGAATTTGCCACGTTAAACTTCCCTGCAGCGAATCAGTCGATTATTGAAAAGCTGCAAAAAAATTACCCGTCGTAA
- a CDS encoding prepilin-type N-terminal cleavage/methylation domain-containing protein has protein sequence MKKLNTMKKSQGFTLIELMIVVAIIGILAAVALPAYQTYTQKAKFSEVVLATSTQKTAVEICGQTVASTAATFAANCITSANKGVVDSGSTGVIKSVAVTASGTNVVVTATGLAATFPDEETYILTGTWLAGQVTWDKSGTCVAAGLC, from the coding sequence ATGAAAAAACTAAACACAATGAAAAAATCTCAAGGTTTCACCCTGATTGAATTAATGATCGTTGTTGCGATTATCGGTATTTTGGCTGCGGTAGCGTTGCCTGCTTATCAAACATATACACAAAAAGCGAAATTTTCTGAAGTTGTATTAGCTACATCAACTCAAAAAACAGCAGTAGAAATTTGTGGACAAACGGTTGCTTCAACAGCAGCAACTTTTGCTGCTAACTGTATAACCTCGGCAAATAAAGGCGTGGTTGATTCAGGCTCTACAGGTGTGATTAAGAGTGTGGCAGTAACAGCTTCTGGCACAAATGTAGTTGTTACTGCAACAGGTCTTGCTGCTACGTTCCCTGATGAAGAAACTTACATATTAACAGGTACGTGGTTAGCTGGACAAGTAACTTGGGACAAATCTGGTACATGTGTTGCTGCAGGCCTTTGTTAG
- the nadC gene encoding carboxylating nicotinate-nucleotide diphosphorylase produces MLPASLLNDITKTVTWALCEDLGVNTYNELATSSDITAELIPAQNQAVANIISRDECVICGVAWVNEVFKQLDNIYNTDTKITWFVNDGQHVTANTTLFELAGNARILLTGERTALNFLQSLSGTATVTSSYVKHLAGTTTKLLDTRKTLPGLRSAQKYAVTCGGGVNHRIGLFDAFLIKENHIAACGGISKAISTARINHADKTVEVEVESIEELTQALNAGADIIMLDNFTTKMIEQAVKLTAEISAGNTKLEVSGNMTLSTLKDYAKSGVDFISVGALTKHVQAVDLSMRFV; encoded by the coding sequence ATGTTACCAGCATCATTATTAAACGACATCACCAAAACCGTTACTTGGGCATTATGTGAAGACTTAGGCGTAAATACCTATAACGAACTCGCCACTAGCAGTGATATTACCGCCGAACTTATTCCGGCACAAAACCAAGCGGTAGCAAATATTATCAGTCGTGACGAATGTGTTATTTGTGGTGTTGCTTGGGTAAATGAAGTATTTAAGCAGCTTGATAACATTTATAACACCGATACCAAAATCACATGGTTTGTTAACGACGGTCAACACGTAACCGCCAATACCACGTTATTCGAGTTAGCGGGCAATGCACGCATATTATTAACTGGCGAGCGCACGGCTTTAAACTTTTTACAAAGCCTTTCAGGGACCGCAACGGTCACTAGCTCATACGTTAAACACCTTGCAGGCACTACGACCAAATTACTCGATACCCGTAAAACCCTACCCGGCCTGCGCAGCGCGCAAAAATACGCGGTAACTTGTGGTGGCGGAGTAAATCATAGAATTGGCTTATTCGACGCGTTTTTAATTAAAGAAAATCACATTGCCGCGTGTGGCGGTATCAGCAAAGCCATTAGCACAGCACGTATTAATCATGCGGATAAAACCGTAGAAGTAGAAGTTGAAAGTATAGAAGAGTTAACCCAAGCACTAAATGCCGGTGCCGACATTATTATGTTAGACAACTTTACAACCAAAATGATCGAACAAGCCGTTAAGCTAACCGCTGAAATATCAGCCGGTAACACCAAGTTAGAAGTTTCAGGCAATATGACCTTAAGCACGCTAAAAGATTATGCCAAGTCCGGCGTAGACTTTATTTCTGTGGGTGCGTTAACCAAACATGTACAAGCGGTTGATCTATCTATGCGCTTTGTTTAA
- the zapD gene encoding cell division protein ZapD — translation MTAILYEHPLNERIRNYLKLEQLFAQASDCLHYNIATSHSVFFNALFAILDTLERNDIRGDLIKDLEKLEQSLVIWSQNPDIDSAVLEDNLSKTVALSSQLKVPNAQWLQLKADKFLTGLKQRFAIQGGSSHFDLPQLQFWLNQASTEVEAQCRYWLSLLAQINAALALNLKFLRQRAAFEEIVTESGFYQDNGEGLILIRIKVANNLPFYPTISGNRFRYSIRFMMPCSETGRKYCKQATTFQLARC, via the coding sequence ATGACCGCAATATTGTATGAACATCCGCTGAATGAGCGCATTCGTAACTATTTAAAACTTGAACAATTATTTGCTCAAGCGTCAGATTGTTTGCACTATAATATCGCCACAAGTCATAGCGTTTTTTTTAATGCTTTATTTGCCATTCTTGACACCTTAGAACGTAACGACATTCGAGGAGACTTGATTAAAGATCTGGAAAAATTAGAGCAAAGCTTAGTGATTTGGTCACAAAACCCAGATATTGATAGTGCAGTGCTAGAAGATAACTTAAGCAAAACAGTCGCGCTGTCTAGCCAGTTAAAAGTGCCTAATGCACAATGGTTGCAGTTAAAAGCTGATAAATTTTTAACGGGTTTGAAACAACGCTTTGCCATTCAAGGTGGTAGTTCACACTTCGACTTACCGCAATTACAATTTTGGTTAAACCAAGCAAGCACAGAAGTTGAAGCGCAATGCCGCTACTGGTTATCGCTATTGGCTCAAATTAACGCCGCATTAGCACTAAACTTAAAATTTTTACGTCAACGCGCTGCGTTTGAAGAAATAGTCACCGAAAGTGGCTTTTACCAAGATAATGGTGAGGGCTTAATTTTAATCCGCATTAAAGTGGCGAATAATTTACCTTTTTATCCAACCATTAGCGGTAACCGTTTTCGTTACTCTATTCGTTTTATGATGCCGTGTAGCGAAACCGGTCGAAAATATTGCAAACAAGCCACAACCTTCCAATTGGCCCGATGTTAA
- a CDS encoding A24 family peptidase, translating into MTNSTAYFYAIVFVFSLLIGSFLNVVIYRLPKMLEQGWKSECREFLADELAKPIKADDNLITLSTPSSSCPSCKHKIRFYENIPVISWLFLRGKCSQCQEKISLRYPLVELATALLSVVIAAHYGVTFTTLMLLVLTWGLIALTLIDVDHMLLPDQITLPLLWLGLLVNINGAIVPLSDAVIGAVAGYMSLFSIFWLFKLITGKDGMGNGDFKLVALFGAWLGWQLLPLLILMASAVGAVIGISLMVFKNHQREQAIPFGPYLAIAGWITLLWGNSIWSWYLSSLI; encoded by the coding sequence ATGACAAATTCTACGGCATATTTCTACGCGATAGTGTTTGTTTTTTCTTTGCTGATCGGCAGTTTTTTAAACGTGGTCATTTATCGCTTGCCTAAAATGCTTGAGCAAGGCTGGAAAAGTGAATGCCGCGAATTTTTAGCTGATGAGTTAGCAAAACCAATAAAAGCTGACGATAACCTGATCACCCTTTCAACACCAAGTTCGAGCTGCCCTTCATGTAAACATAAAATTCGTTTCTACGAAAATATTCCGGTCATAAGTTGGTTGTTTTTACGTGGAAAATGTAGCCAATGTCAGGAAAAAATATCACTGCGCTACCCATTAGTTGAGTTAGCTACCGCATTATTAAGCGTAGTTATTGCCGCCCATTACGGCGTTACCTTCACCACGCTTATGCTATTAGTGTTAACTTGGGGTTTAATTGCTTTAACCTTAATTGATGTAGACCACATGTTATTGCCTGACCAAATAACCTTGCCATTATTGTGGTTAGGGCTATTGGTGAATATTAATGGTGCCATTGTACCGTTAAGCGACGCAGTTATTGGCGCAGTTGCCGGTTACATGAGCTTGTTCAGCATATTCTGGCTGTTTAAATTAATTACCGGTAAAGACGGTATGGGCAACGGCGACTTTAAGTTAGTTGCCCTGTTTGGTGCCTGGTTGGGCTGGCAGTTACTGCCATTGCTTATTTTAATGGCATCAGCCGTTGGCGCGGTCATTGGTATTAGTTTAATGGTTTTTAAGAACCATCAGCGTGAGCAAGCCATTCCTTTCGGCCCATATTTAGCTATTGCAGGTTGGATAACCCTACTTTGGGGAAACAGCATTTGGTCTTGGTATTTAAGTTCGCTAATTTAA
- the ampD gene encoding 1,6-anhydro-N-acetylmuramyl-L-alanine amidase AmpD yields the protein MSFLQNDRKCIAELVIKNGWLCDAEIQKSSHCEPRAIDEAVSLLVVHNISLPPGQFGGSHITDFFLGNLDPTIDPYFESIYSIRVSAHCLIQRTGHIVQYVSFNDKAWHAGVSSYQGREKCNDFSIGIELEGTDDIPYTKAQYQQLSDLSQALIGTYPELKRNIVGHCDIAPGRKTDPGDAFDWQRFWGLLGK from the coding sequence ATGTCATTTCTGCAAAATGACCGAAAATGTATCGCTGAACTAGTCATTAAAAATGGTTGGCTATGTGACGCTGAAATTCAAAAATCTAGCCACTGTGAGCCTAGAGCGATAGATGAAGCGGTTAGTTTATTGGTTGTGCATAATATTTCATTACCGCCGGGGCAATTTGGTGGTAGCCACATTACCGACTTCTTCCTCGGTAATTTAGACCCAACTATTGATCCCTACTTCGAAAGTATATATAGCATACGTGTTTCAGCCCATTGCTTGATTCAGCGTACTGGTCATATTGTGCAATATGTTTCATTCAATGATAAAGCATGGCACGCCGGTGTTTCGTCTTATCAAGGCCGTGAAAAGTGTAATGACTTTTCAATTGGTATTGAGCTGGAAGGAACAGATGATATTCCCTATACTAAAGCGCAATATCAGCAGCTTAGTGACTTAAGCCAAGCTTTAATAGGAACTTATCCTGAGCTAAAACGTAACATTGTTGGACATTGTGATATTGCACCAGGGCGGAAAACTGATCCTGGGGATGCGTTTGATTGGCAGCGTTTTTGGGGGTTGTTAGGGAAGTGA
- the pdhR gene encoding pyruvate dehydrogenase complex transcriptional repressor PdhR, with protein sequence MEKPVKQAKLSDIILAQLETMILEGSLKPGQKLPAERELAKQFDVSRPSLREAIQKLEAKNLVTRRQGGGTFVSDKILGGLSDPLFALMANNNESQFDLLEFRHGIEGMSAYYAAMRGTQADFDEIQRKHDNIGTAQLEDSYRLEAEAVFEFYIAICAASHNAVILHLANSMAPLLIDNIEKNLTTLAKRPDVFGQISDYRTRLMSAIVSGKPQIAWGASHRHLAFIEEVLLKMSQENSRMERSIRRMKRPKVDTN encoded by the coding sequence ATTGAAAAACCGGTAAAGCAAGCTAAGTTGTCAGATATTATTTTGGCTCAGCTTGAGACTATGATCCTAGAAGGTAGTTTAAAGCCCGGACAAAAGTTACCGGCAGAGCGAGAACTAGCAAAGCAGTTCGATGTGTCTCGACCTTCATTGCGTGAAGCTATTCAAAAGTTAGAAGCAAAAAATTTAGTCACGCGTCGCCAAGGTGGCGGAACCTTTGTAAGTGATAAAATTTTGGGTGGTCTGTCAGACCCACTATTTGCCTTAATGGCGAATAATAATGAGTCACAATTTGATTTATTAGAGTTTCGTCATGGTATTGAGGGGATGTCGGCTTACTATGCAGCGATGCGCGGTACACAAGCTGATTTTGATGAAATTCAGCGCAAGCATGACAACATTGGCACGGCACAACTTGAAGATAGTTACCGCCTTGAAGCTGAAGCCGTATTCGAATTTTATATCGCTATATGCGCGGCGAGTCATAATGCGGTTATTTTGCATTTAGCCAATAGTATGGCGCCGTTGTTGATTGACAACATTGAGAAAAATTTAACAACTTTGGCTAAGCGACCTGACGTGTTTGGCCAAATATCTGATTATCGCACGCGTTTAATGAGTGCGATTGTCAGTGGTAAACCCCAAATTGCTTGGGGAGCTAGCCATCGACATTTAGCTTTCATTGAAGAAGTGCTATTAAAAATGTCACAGGAAAATAGCCGTATGGAACGTTCTATACGCAGAATGAAACGACCGAAAGTTGATACCAATTAA